The Thermoflexus sp. region AAGAACAGGCCCCCATAGCTCAGGCTGGATAGAGCGTTGGCCTCCGGAGCCAAAGGTCGCGGGTTCGAGTCCCGCTGGGGGCTTGCATCGGGGCGGTCCATCGGGGGATGGATCGCCCCGCTTTTTTCCGGCCCGGGCTGGCGCCTTCCAGGGGCCGGCCCCACGGATTTCGAGGGAGGCGACGCCGGGCGCCCCCGGGAAGGATGGCGCATCCCCCTTCCCCCCATTCGAGCTCAACGGCGCAGGCGATGGACCTCCGGCGATGCATACAATCTCCAACCTCAGGAGGCGGCGGATGCCCCAGGAACCGGATCGCAACCTGGCCCTGGAGCTGGTCCGGGTGACCGAAGCGGCGGCCCTGGCCGCGGGCCGCTGGATGGGCCGGGGGGATCGAAACGCGGCGGATCGAGCGGCCGTGGAGGCCATGCGGCTGATGCTCCGCTCGATCGATATGGACGGCGTCGTGGTGATCGGCGAGGGGGAGAAAGACGAGGCCCCCATGCTCTACAACGGCGAGCGCATCGGGAACGGCCGCCCGCCCCAGGTGGACGTGGCGGTCGATCCCATCGATGGCACCCGCCTGCTCGCCCTGGGCCGCCCGGGGGCGATCGCGGTGGTGGCCCTCTCCGAGCGGGGCACCATGTTCAGCCCGGGACGGATCGTCTACATGAACAAGCTGGCCGTGGGCCCGGAAGCCCGCGAGGTCATCGATCTGGATGCGCCGATCCCCGAGAACCTGCGGCGGATCGCGCGGGCGAAAGGGAAGGATGTCGATGACCTCACGGTGGTGATCCTGGAACGCGACCGCCACGCGGACCTGATCCGCGAGGTCCGGGCGGCCGGTGCCCGCATCAAGCTCATCACCGACGGCGATGTCTCCGCCGCCCTCATGACCGCCTTCCCCGACTCCGGGATCGATGTCCTGATCGGGATCGGCGGATCGCCGGAGGCGGTGATCACCGCCGCCGCCCTGAAATGCCTGGGCGGGGAAATCCACGCCCGCCTGTGGCCCCGGAACGAGGAGGAGCGCCGCTTCGCGGCGGAGATGGGCTACGACCTCCAGCGCATCCTCACCGCCGACGATCTGGTCCGCGGGGACAACATTTTCTTCGCCGCCACCGGCATCACCGATGGGGAGATCCTGCGGGGCGTGCGCTACACCGGGAGCGGCGCCCGCACCCACTCCGTGGTCATGCGCTCCCGCTCCGGGACCATCCGGTTCGTGGAGGCCGATCACCGGTGGGACAAGCTGATGCGGATCAGCGGCTATCCTTACGACCAAGGCGCAGGAGCAGCCCCTCCGCCAGCGCGCTGAGGGAAGCCGGGATCTCCCGCACGGTCCACCAGAGCTGGCGCGGCCCATACGGGGAGCGATCGGCCACAAGCCCCACCGCCTCGATGCCGGCGGCATCGCACAGCCACAGCGCCCGATCCAGATGGAAGCGCTGGGTGACCACCACGGCGCGGGTGAAGCCAAAGACCTCCCGCGCCCGCCGGCACGATGCCAGCGTCCGCATGCCCTCCGGGTCCACCCGGAGGGCCTCTTCCGGGACCCCGAGGCGCAGCGCCAGGCGCCGCATCGCCTCCGGCTCGTTATGGTAGGGGGAAGATCGACCATCGCCGCTCAGCAGCAGCGCCTTCACCTTCCCCAGGCGATATAACTCGACGCCCGCCCGAACCCGATCGGCCAGCACCGCGGTGGGAGATCCATCCGCCCGGAGCCCGGCGCCCAGGATCAGAGCCACAGGCTGCGCCGGGACTTCCTCCGGCCGTTCGTAAATCCGCGGCGCGCCCCGAAGCCATAAATAGAGGCGGGCCAGCGCCGGCGTCACCACCACCAGCGCCACGAGAAGGCCCAGATGCCCCCAGCGCATACGCAGCGTCCTGTTCGCTGAACTCATGAAGATCGTCCGATCAAGAGTATACCCGCTCCCCGGGTTGAGAAAGCAGGGATCCCGATCCAGCGCTCTCCACCCTCTCAGCGGGTGGAATCCTTCCCCTGGAAATCCAGAGCGAAACCCCACAACGCCTCGAAACGCCTTGACCGTCGGCCGGCAGCCCTGAGAAGGCCCGGCTATGTTACAATGGGCGTAAAATGCCTCAGCTCAATCCGGAGCGGGCCCGATGAAATTGATCCTGGCCATCATCCAGGACGAAGATGCCCCGACGACCATCCAGGCGCTCGTCGATCGCGGCTATCGGGTGACCCGGATCGCCTCCACGGGGGGATTCCTGCGCCAGGGCAACACCACTCTGCTGATCGGCGTGGAGGATCCTCAGGTCCCGGGGGTGATCGAAATCCTGCGGCGCTGTTGCCGGACCCGAACCAGTTATCTGCCGGTGGCCGTGGAGGCCACCGGGCTCCTGCAGGCCCATATGATCGAAGTGGAAGTCGGCGGGGCCACGATCTTCGTCCTGGACGTCGAGCGCTTCGAAACCCTTTGAGGGGCCGGGGGCATGAAGCTGATCCTCGCCGTGTTGCCGGAGAAAGCGGCCACGCTGGCTTCCGACCGGCTGGTGGCCCAGGGTTATCGGGTGACCCGTCTGGCCTCCACGGGTGGCTTCCTGCGCCGCGGAAGCGCCACGCTCCTCATCGGCGCGGAGGAGGAACAGGTGGAAACCGCCCTCCGCCTCCTGCGGGAAGCCCGACAGCAGATCCGAGGGGATCTCGGAGGGATCGCGATTGTGCTGAACGTGTCCCGCTTCGAGCGCTTTTAATGCGGCAGGCTTCCCCGGGGCGCTCGGAGGATCCTGGGATCGCGCCGATCACCTTTTCCCGGAGGGAATCGGATGCTACCCGAATGGCAGCCGCTGGCTCGGGTGAAGGCCGCTCATCTCCCTCGCCTGCTCACCCGCCGCCACGTGGTCGGAGTGGGGATCGGCTATAAAGTGAAGGGAGGTCAGACGCTGGATATCCTCAGCGTGGTGGTCTCGGTGGAGCGGAAGCTTCCCGCCGCTCAGCTGGCCCCCTCGGATCTGATCCCCCCTGCCCTGGATGGGATCCCCACTGATGTGATCGAGACCGGGCGATTCCGGGCCTTCCAGGATCCCACCCGCCGCTACCGCCCGGCTCCCCCCGGCGTCTCCATCGGCCACCCGCTGGTCACCGCGGGGACGTTCGGCTGCGTGGTGCGCCGGGGGAACGAGCTCTTCATCCTGAGCAACAACCACGTCCTGGCGGCGACCAACCGCGGACGTCCGGGAGATCGAATCCGGCAGCCCGGCCCGGTGGATGGCGGAACGGTGGCCGATGAGATCGCCGAGCTGGTGGAATTCATCCCGATCCGCTTCGGCGATGAGCCGGCCACCTGCCCATGGGCAGAGCTCTTCACGCGCTGGTTGAACGAGCTGCTGCGCCTCATCGGCTCCTCCCACCGCCTCCAGGCGATTCGAAGGCTGACGGCACTCAATGAGGTCGACGCCGCCATCGCCCGCCCGCTCCACCCGAGCGATATCACCCCCGCCATCCTTCAGATCGGCATCCCCAAGGGAGTGACGACCCCCACGCTGGGGATGGAAGTCCAGAAGTTCGGGCGGACCACCCAGTATACCCGCGGGCGGATCATCCAGGTGGATGTCACCGCGAACGTGGATTACGATGGGCGGGTGGCGACATTCCAGGGGCAGGTGATGGCTGGGGCCATGAGCGCGCCAGGGGACTCCGGCTCGGCGATCCTGGATCTGAACGGCCGGCTGGTCGGCCTGCTCTTCGCCGGATCAGAGACCACAACGTTGATCCACCCGATCGAGCGCGTGCTTCAGGCGCTGCGCGTCGAGGCGGTGGTGGAGGAATAAGGTTATGGAAGGACTGAGCTGGCTGTGGCCGATCGGGCTGATGGCCGTGCTGTGGGCCGGGATGTCCGAGGAGGAAGCCCGCCGAGCCCTCGCCCGG contains the following coding sequences:
- the glpX gene encoding class II fructose-bisphosphatase, with the protein product MPQEPDRNLALELVRVTEAAALAAGRWMGRGDRNAADRAAVEAMRLMLRSIDMDGVVVIGEGEKDEAPMLYNGERIGNGRPPQVDVAVDPIDGTRLLALGRPGAIAVVALSERGTMFSPGRIVYMNKLAVGPEAREVIDLDAPIPENLRRIARAKGKDVDDLTVVILERDRHADLIREVRAAGARIKLITDGDVSAALMTAFPDSGIDVLIGIGGSPEAVITAAALKCLGGEIHARLWPRNEEERRFAAEMGYDLQRILTADDLVRGDNIFFAATGITDGEILRGVRYTGSGARTHSVVMRSRSGTIRFVEADHRWDKLMRISGYPYDQGAGAAPPPAR
- a CDS encoding SanA/YdcF family protein, with the protein product MRWGHLGLLVALVVVTPALARLYLWLRGAPRIYERPEEVPAQPVALILGAGLRADGSPTAVLADRVRAGVELYRLGKVKALLLSGDGRSSPYHNEPEAMRRLALRLGVPEEALRVDPEGMRTLASCRRAREVFGFTRAVVVTQRFHLDRALWLCDAAGIEAVGLVADRSPYGPRQLWWTVREIPASLSALAEGLLLRLGRKDSR
- a CDS encoding cyclic-di-AMP receptor is translated as MKLILAIIQDEDAPTTIQALVDRGYRVTRIASTGGFLRQGNTTLLIGVEDPQVPGVIEILRRCCRTRTSYLPVAVEATGLLQAHMIEVEVGGATIFVLDVERFETL
- a CDS encoding cyclic-di-AMP receptor, producing MKLILAVLPEKAATLASDRLVAQGYRVTRLASTGGFLRRGSATLLIGAEEEQVETALRLLREARQQIRGDLGGIAIVLNVSRFERF